In one window of Lynx canadensis isolate LIC74 chromosome B3, mLynCan4.pri.v2, whole genome shotgun sequence DNA:
- the PSMA3 gene encoding proteasome subunit alpha type-3, which yields MSSIGTGYDLSASTFSPDGRVFQVEYAMKAVENSSTAIGIRCKDGVVFGVEKLVLSKLYEEGSNKRLFNVDRHVGMAVAGLLADARSLADIAREEASNFRSNFGYNIPLKHLADRVAMYVHAYTLYSAVRPFGCSFMLGSYSVNDGAQLYMIDPSGVSYGYWGCAIGKARQAAKTEIEKLQMKEMTCRDVVKEVAKIIYIVHDEVKDKAFELELSWVGEITKGRHEIVPKDIREEAEKYAKESLKEEDESDDDNM from the exons TATGACCTGTCAGCCTCTACATTCTCTCCTGATGGAAGAGTTTTTCAAGTTGAGTATGCTATGAAAGCTGTGGAAAATAGTAG TACAGCTATTGGAATCAGATGTAAAGATGGCGTTGTCTTTGGGGTAGAAAAGTTAGTCCTTTCTAAACTTTATGAAGAAGGTTCCAACAAACGACTTTTTAATGTTGATCGGCATGTTGGAATG GCAGTAGCAGGTTTGCTGGCGGATGCGCGATCTTTAGCAGACATTGCAAGAGAAGAAGCTTCCAACTTCAGATCTAATTTTGGCTATAACATTCCATTAAAA CATCTTGCAGACAGAGTGGCCatgtatgtacatgcatatacacTCTACAGTGCTGTTAGACCTTTTGGCTGCAG TTTCATGTTAGGGTCTTACAGTGTGAATGATGGTGCACAGCTCTACATGATTGACCCATCAGGAGTTTCATAT gGTTATTGGGGTTGTGCCATTGGCAAAGCCAGGCAAGCTGCAAAGACGGAAATAGAAAAGCTTCAG ATGAAAGAAATGACCTGCCGTGATGTCGTtaaagaagttgcaaaaat AATTTACATAGTACATGACGAAGTTAAGGATAAAGCTTTTGAACTAGAGCTAAGCTGGGTTGGTGAAA TAACTAAAGGAAGACATGAAATTGTTCCAAAAGACataagggaagaggcagagaagtaTGCTAAG GAATCACTGAAGGAAGAAGATGAATCAGATGATGATAATATGTAA